The Chaetodon auriga isolate fChaAug3 chromosome 20, fChaAug3.hap1, whole genome shotgun sequence genome contains the following window.
TTCGAAATACTATTCACAAGGCGGAGTGGATATTACCTTTCGTTGCTGGTAAGAACACCGACGTGTTATTTGTCGCCTTTTAGCCTTTTTCCTCGTTAGCCCCGGTTAGCATTGCTAACTCGCCTCGTAGCTAACTTCCATCtggttctgtttttgtctgcttgAACGATCAAAgttgagagcagcagctttagCTGCTTTTCTGATGCAATCATTTGTTTCGCCgattgttatttttgtgtttttagcttttcTCCAGACTTTGTTTAAGAGAATGTGATGTACAGAAAGAAGATAGTTTATAATGATAGCGGTGTGTCAAGTCAGTTAACGTTATATAATCAACTTTTAAAGTGTTTCTCAGTCAGTGTTTGCGGGACTTGATCTTCAAACTTTTTTAGCTGTAACATTCAAAGTCATTATTACTTACCGGGTTAAATGGTGACTGGTGAAAAACTCACTGTCATGATGAGAGACACGAAATGAGTGTTGGCTATACAAGATTGCTGCTGCGGCTGACGACTTTTTCCACCATCTCCTAGTCTACAGATTACTTTCTCGTGCAATTAATTTACCGTTTTCTTCATAAATTTtcataaagcagttaaaaactCTCCCACTCTGATTTTCCATGTTATTTCTCAAGGTAGTCTGGGTCACTGGGGTCACTCCATCACTGCCCACCCGATCCTGCTCTTCCCACCGGTAGTTTGGCTTCTGACCTCGTTCACCATCAGTGCCTGCGTGTCCAGACTCAGCTCCCGTCTTCACATCTCGTTAACCTGTAGTTTCAGCCCATCTCTGGCCGTCTGATCCGTGACAGTTCTCTTGTCAATGGCTGGGCGCGGTGGAGGAGCAACCAGGCCTAATGGTGCCACAGTAGCAAACAAAATCTGCCAGTTTAAACTGGTGCTGCTGGGGGAGTCGGCGGTGGGCAAGTCCAGCTTGGTGCTGCGCTTCGTCAAAGGCCAGTTTCATGAATTCCAGGAGAGCACCATTGGAGGTAGGTGACAAATACCTGTTTCTAGACTTCATGACTTCTCGACTGAATTGTTCCTGTGTGTATATAAAGAATAAATCAGGGAATAAAACCACCAATACTCATGCCAATACAATACCTAAGAAACATACCTGTGTTCTTAAATGCTCCTTTGAGAGTGTTTGACATGTCAGGATGGCCGAGCGGTCTAAGGTGCTGCGTTCAGGTCGCAGTCTCCCCTGGAGGTGTGGGTTTGAATCCCACTTCTGACATAGATGTTTTCCctaattcattaattaaataAAGTCCTATTTTATAACAAGCAGCTGTACATTTAAACCAGGAATAATCAATCACCGTAGACGTCACTCAGCTTTCTTCTTGTGGTACCTACGCCGAAGAAGTAGCTCAGAAAATTCTTAAAGGTCCTCTTACTAGCTATTGTTGAAGCCTTCAGCCACATGTGGACCTTCAAGCTGAGTTTCTATTTTCACACATGTTGTTCCCAAAGTCAAGAATGAGCTTATTATTTACTGTTTGATCACACATCCTTGAAGCACTTAAGCATTCAATGCATGCCTGAACAGGATCTTCCAAGAGGATGGACTCTGGGCTAATACGTTATCATTCCACTGATCTTcgttgtcctcctctcctcagctgccTTCCTCACTCAGACTGTCTGCCTGGACGACACCACTGTGAAGTTTGAGATCTGGGACACGGCAGGTCAGGAGCGCTACCACAGCCTGGCTCCAATGTACTACAGAGGCGCTCAGGCGGCCATCGTGGTCTATGACATCACCAACACAGTAAGTTTCACCTGCAGGGCAGCAGAGGCCGGCAGTCTTATCAGTCAGTGGCAACATGATGAACTGGGATGGGTTGTTGCTTAAGTTTTGTTGTTACTTTTAGGTgtactttaatgttttttctgtatttttagtcATCATACGTCTATGTTGTAGTCTAAAATTAGACATGTAGGTGTTGAGACTTGTGGGTGTTTTGAGGTGACGTCTTCATATCAGATGTCGGTCAACTTCTTCCAAATTTGTACATGctgcaaagtgaaaatgttcCATCGAAGCTATAGTTGTCATGTGAATACCCAAGGTGAGAAGAATATTGATAAAGTTTGCTGCTCGTTTAGGATACTTTTGCACGAGCGAAAAACTgggtgaaggagctgcagagacaagCCAGTCCCAACATCGTGATCGCTCTGGCTGGAAACAAGGCAGACATCGCAAACAAGAGAGCTGTAGAGCTTCAGGTATGAAACATAAAGCAGCTCTGCAAAACCTTATTCTGAACTAATTATATCATAGAAATTGTATTAAACTTGTCAGTAAATGTCTCATATTCTCCTCGATGTCTAAATGATGTTCTTAGGAGGCACAAGCATACGCTGATGACAACAGTCTACTCTTCATGGAGACCTCAGCCAAGACTGCCATGAATGTCAATGAGATTTTCATGGCTATCGGTAAGTGCATCATTCTGTTGAGTCAAATGTCCCTTCCCACTCCTCCCACAGACAGATATTTCAGGCAACAGCTTAGTTTACCTTCCCCTTACTTCTGCAGAAAAGCTGAATTACACACAAATTTCAAGAGGAGAAAACTGACACAGCTTTCTCAACCTGACCTAAATTGAGTTGGTGCTGTTGGATTTTAATTGTAGGTTAAGAAAAGACAGTACCCGGAGGGAAAAATAATGTCCACACCGgttcattcaaaatcaaatgaaactACAATATTCAGATCTGAAAGAGCCACTTCCCTCTAAGAAATTTCGAGTAACAAGACCAGTAACATTGACATTTATGTGAAGGAATACtgaaaattcagcatttttagGCACTAAAATCCCCAAAACACAGCTGCTAGCCTGCTGCTAATAAACTGACCTGAGCAGCCAGCATAGCCTGTAACTTCAGTTCAAACAGTAACTTGACATtaattagagctgcaactaatgattatttttattgtcgATTAATCTGCTGAGTCTTTTCACGATggattgattaatcaattagtcaacaGAATGCGACCATTTGCAAACCCTTTGTCTTGTCCTTTGAAACACCTGCGCTCCTGTCCCTGCAGCGAAGAAGCTACCGAAGAACGATCCTCAGGGCGGAGCTGGACAAGGGGGCCGGACCCGGACCGGAGTGGATCTACAGGATGCCGCTCCTCAGGGGCGCAGCAGCCAGTGCTGCGGCGGGGCCAATTAGCAAGTAACGATGAACTTAGTGAGCGAGCCCTGAACAGCGATTTAAGGACAGCACGTAGCTAAAACccagagaggcaggagaggcAGAGCCACTCGCCACCCCTGCACTTAAACTGAGATAACAGATGAGATTATCTGGATCCTCTTTGATTTACGGAACATTTGTTTTAAAGAATCATAAGCTAGAGGGAATTCCCATGATCCCTCACTACTTCTCTCCTGTCTTTCCCCAGTGTTTCTATCTACCTCCCTGTTCATCTTCAGCCTCTGTCTCAGTTGATTGATTCTGtcttaaaatctttttttttttttttgaagggtGATGCTGAGTTGTTTTGCCATTTTCCctttgtttgagtgtgtgcgtgtgtgtgtctgttatgtatgtgtatgtatttagtacatacacatacatgtgtgttGGCAGTTTACTTTTCTACTCTTGTCATTTCCCTCTACATCGATCATCAAGAAAGATACAAATACCCAACTGTTAATGCTGAAACTGCAAATGACAGAGCAATTAATCTTAAGGATTTTGTCTTATTGCGatttattttgcagcattttgttgtctgtaGGGACCCGGACACGACGCAGTGATGAGGAAAATTCTCGACTTTGCTTATCGAAGCTGGTCATGATTGATAGGCTACACATCTGAAGATGTCTCTGAACCGTGCAGCAAATGCAGTTGTTTGCATTCATTGTGTATTGATACCTGTAACACCAGAGAGTTGttagcctttttttaaaaagaaatgtgaaaataactTGTAAATctaaaaagtaataaataacatgaaagattcattttgttttgagttgttttgcagtggtgtggtgtggtgtggcGTTTGAGGACAtttccagtgtgttttttaaaatctgttggTGGCTTCAAACTACTGGTGGAAGAAGCAGTGCCGCCTCTATGGCCACAAACAGTTTTTAGATTCAAAAGACACCATGTTGGCTCAAATAGAGAGTCACGATTCGTGTCCTGGGTAATACATTAATCAACTGCTTCGTGCTAATTCTCTTTTACTGTAAATTGGAATCAGATCTCATTAAGAttatttttaatagtttttttttattgattggATAACTAGTTTTTTAACAGATAGATCTGCCTGCCTTGTTGAATTCAGTGTTAAAGTCAAAAGTCTGAACAGGTGTTGCAAAAAGGGTGTCGGTATGATTATGTGAATATGATTTGTCTGAATTCTTCATACAACATGCTGATAGCATTGCAGGTGTCAGTATGTAAAATAGTGGCATCATAGCTGATAGGAAGACACAGAGCATGTGTGTTTACCCAAAATATGGCTGCCATGAGGGGCAATAAATCGCCTTTATGGCGTCCATGGGACGGATTCTGGCTTGCACAGTAAGAGCAAGCTACTTTAAATAGATGTATTATTTTGCTAAATACACATTTGACTGTATATCATGATCTTGTTTGCCAGCTCACTCAGAAACATGGCGAGACATATCATGCCTACATTCATCCTGCCTGAACTCCAAGGAGCATCAAAGGGTTTTAACACAGTCTGAAGTTCAGTACAAGGAGTCCATCATTCTAGATCCGTTTTATTCCTAGATCTTTGTTAAATGATGGAACAGATCCTGAATGAAGATACTAATAAACGTCTGAATCAGATATTTGCCCAAATGCAATGCAAAGCCTGAAAGGCTGCAAAATAATCAGAAACAGTATCAGTAAACATGTCcaaccactagatggcagcatcACACAGGTCCAAAGAGACACATGGGTTTTCTTGAATACATCTGAGACCCTTACATGTGGTCATTATTTCCTAATAATTAAGAAAACACTTTAGTTCTGCTGAACTTAAACAATTAGTAACTGACTTaaaattaatctttttttctAACTGATTCAACATCAAAGTCATTcgtcaagcaaaaatgtcaaatactgtgtgtgtgtgtgtgtgtgtgtgtgtgtgtgtgtgtgtgtgtgtgtgtgcgtgcatgtgtgcgcagAGCACTGTGGTTGAGCTTTTGGCAAAAATATGACCATGTTTAAATGAAGAAAGGGACAAACTCATCCTCATTTTAATGGCTTGAAGAAATTTAGTACCCAGTTGGTGTTTGCATTTGCATGCATAtccatctgtgtgcatgtgtggaagaGTACAGTGTGTAGATCGACTATGCGAAAAGCCATTACTGGcaaagtgaggagaaaaataCCGGCGTGGTAATGGCGTGCTTCACGTGCGCCCACCTGATTATTCTCTGGCTTGTTTTAATGCAGGGTTTCTCTGGGTTAATGCAGCAGCTCACTTTGTTGTGATGAACGGTGGGTGACCTTTTAATAGAGGTGCCTGAAGCTCTTTGAGGTTTTAAGTCTGTTAGTTAAAGAAACTGTATAATAAATGGAGTCCATGCGGCAGAGGTGCTCTGAGTCCGCTAAGGCttcagaaatgtatttgtgGCAGTGGTGTGAGCGTTTGAGGATGCAAACTGTCAGACAGTGGAAAGTCTGTCACCAAACAGTCACTCTTGTGGGTTCATTTGGTGCACCttgctaaaactaatgcagtcttGGGCAAAAATGCAATAAATCATCAGGCATGAAGGTCAGAATTTTCTATTATTGTTAAGAATTGATTCAGTTGTTTATTCAACGTAATGGTTTTTTGGAGGCTCATGATTGTGCTGTTGCAGTGTtggcagtgcagtgcagtagaTAATGTTGATTATTTAGCACAACAAACGGTCAGTAACAGTAAAGAGACATGATGTCATAGACTATTTTAAAGTGAGATGGTAGCTGAGTGACATTCGGtttcctgctgtcacacaaaTACTTGACATTGGGCGTATCAAGATGAACAGTCACTTCTGTCGAAGACACCTTTCCTCAGTTCAGTACACTCAGAGGATTTGCTGATACAACCTTTCTTGGTCGGGTTTGACCAGTAGCTAACATTACTGTCTAATATTAGCTCATAAATTTAGATTTTAAACTGTGTAACTGACATCACTGAGCGTGTCCACTGATTGGATGACTCTTCTCTATTTGTGCTACTGTTACACTGTGTTTTATCATTTAGCATTATCTGTTAATAGTCACTTGTGGCCTCAGTGGTTGCTGATCGATAAACGTTACGCAGTCTAGTGTCATCAAACGCTTCCACTGGAAGTTCCTCATTATGTGTCGCTCTGGGTGTGAATTATTGATACATTCACACCCAACTAGCAAATCCAAACAAGAAGTCAAGTATGACATTTTTTAACTTTAAGTTCATGAATGGATTCACTCGTGTTTTACCCGGAGATCGATTGCTTTTAAaggtttctttgtgtttcagtcacagGTACAGCACATTAAAGTCTGTTCTGCCGGTCTGACCCTCCATGTAAACAATAAAACTACAACCAAGTAAAGATTTTTACACCAGATGAAATGGTGTAAACCGTTTTTCAGGCTGACAGCCCCGCTATTGTGGTTTTGATGCCTCAGACCTAACATTAAATCCGCTTTTAAAGCcatttcagcacacacacacagacacacacacagacacacacacacacacacacatacttgccTCAGAGACATGCAGCATCTCTGCCAAAAGCAGGCGGCAGCTCTGCTCACAGTAAATGATTTCTCATTTGTTGAGCTGTCAATCAAGACGTGTTCTGTCAAAAAAGAAACTAATTTCATACTTGGTGTCTGTGAATCATAATAGTGTGAGAGCTGGACTGAAATTGCCTGTGTTCACAGGAAGAGATTTGCAGAATAAAGGAAATGTGCcctgaaaataaatgcagccGCAAACCTTTTACGCATTCACATCATTcggtgtttctttttttttttatgcgtGCAACAAATTAAACTGGTAAAATGGCCCAAACCTAGCTTTAGCATGGTGTGGTTGTCATAACAGCAAGGTTTTCTGTGTTAGCTTTagtactgtaaatgtgtttttcttgagAAATCACCAGCCCAGTTCATATAGACcgaaaacaaacatttccaaatgctCAC
Protein-coding sequences here:
- the LOC143339440 gene encoding ras-related protein Rab-5C-like is translated as MAGRGGGATRPNGATVANKICQFKLVLLGESAVGKSSLVLRFVKGQFHEFQESTIGAAFLTQTVCLDDTTVKFEIWDTAGQERYHSLAPMYYRGAQAAIVVYDITNTDTFARAKNWVKELQRQASPNIVIALAGNKADIANKRAVELQEAQAYADDNSLLFMETSAKTAMNVNEIFMAIAKKLPKNDPQGGAGQGGRTRTGVDLQDAAPQGRSSQCCGGAN